TGCACTTTCAAGTTGAATACCTCAGGGTGGAAATTTTCAACGAGGGGAACAAAGACTCCATGGGCAACTCCTTGCTGTTGGACTAGACCAGCGGCCATTTGGGCCTCAACGCCGGTTTTAATGGTGTCGTGCAAGTGATCGTCAACATTATCTTGAAAGTCTACCATTTGTTCTTCCATGTTGAATTTACCCTGTGGGTGTTCCAAATCCTTTTGTAAATGATGCATAGCTCCGGAAACGACATCGGTGTTGACGCCAGTTTCAGGCCAGAAAAATGGCACTTTTTCACCCCAATTCAGAGATGGCGAGTGATCTAAGTTCAAACAAATTACCTCTGTACTTTAAAACGCAATTAACGGTGAACCCTTACCAATCCAGATTTGAGGATGCTGCTGCATTTTCCATTGCAAATTCTTGATGGCGCTACTGGTGTGCTCAATCTGGTCATAAATAGAGGGGTCGGCGACTTGGCGAACAATCTGGGAAGGAGTCTCACCGTGGTGTTCCCATAATCCCCAAGGGCCGGTGAGTTGATGAACACCTTGATTTTCCCAAGTCCTGAGAGGCGAAGCTGCGGCAAGAGCCAAGAAAGTCAAAAACACTGCGAGCTTCATATTTATGATCGGCTGAGCTTGCGGATTTGGAATGATTTGGAGAAGAAGTTGATGGCTTTTATATTCGAAACTTATCaagttttttcctatttttggTTGTTTTGTTCCCTTGTAAGATTGTTTCTTAGGTAGCAACAATTATCCCATAACGCCGAGGAGGATAATTGTTATCgctaattttgttaattatcaTTGCGGCaacagtaaaatatttattaaaacacgtaaacatttttaatgcgTAAACAGGGTCAGTATTGTTTTTTAGAGGATCACGTTTGCTATCGTCGAGGACACGAAATAATCAGAAGACTTCGGGAGACGCATGCCTGGGCCCCATGCGGGTCTATGATGACTTTCAATTTTGGTGCGTATTAATACGACATAAAATTTcgtatattaaaaagaaaagtatGTATGGCGGCGTCTCTGTATGCACGTCTCCGgattattaattaagaaaaaagtagTACGCCACTGACGTTCTTTTGTGGGAATATTTTCTCTGGTCGGGTTGGCGAATTCTACATTAAAAAGGTGCCTTACGCTTT
This portion of the Euwallacea fornicatus isolate EFF26 chromosome 13, ASM4011564v1, whole genome shotgun sequence genome encodes:
- the LOC136342916 gene encoding putative mediator of RNA polymerase II transcription subunit 12 encodes the protein MKLAVFLTFLALAAASPLRTWENQGVHQLTGPWGLWEHHGETPSQIVRQVADPSIYDQIEHTSSAIKNLQWKMQQHPQIWIDHSPSLNWGEKVPFFWPETGVNTDVVSGAMHHLQKDLEHPQGKFNMEEQMVDFQDNVDDHLHDTIKTGVEAQMAAGLVQQQGVAHGVFVPLVENFHPEVFNLKVQKLIDESNKEDIMNQISHHHHWAQQLHEQQEFVAQQKHQIEVQQLLAHTNGVREQVHHLEQVHHHLHVKEYNLMKEQLAHHVAMLQLQRVLIHKEEQVLQDTVAEQMKEKLTMQGSYPSWQHSWAY